AGAAATAATGGAACTCAGGCAGCGCTTTGCCTTGCTGATGGATGCAATACAGACCTTACCAATTGTAGAGACTACCATAGGCGTCATAAGGTTTGTGAGCTTCACTCCAAGTCTCCACAAGTTACTATAGGAGGCCTAAAGCAACGGTTCTGCCAGCAATGTAGCAGGTATTGTTTCTGGTGTCATGTTTCTTAAATTTCTCACAGATTTCGCACAAGAAATATTGCATAGTGCTTTAGTTATTTGAGATTATACCATAAGGGTCAGTCATCAATAGTTCGTAATTTTCCATTTGAGACTTCTTATATACTAATCTCAAATCTTCTGGAGTGGGAGGGAGAGTTTATGTGATGCGAAAGGCTACCTATCATATGGTCAAGGACTAATGGGCCGCCTCTTGATGATGGACCCAGAaaaaagactttttttttttttttatgcagttCCCTCTTTTCTATGGCTGCTTTGTGTGTTTCACTTGATTATCAATAATTGTTGTCCAGTGTCCATGGGTGTATCTGAGCTTCATTCTTTAGTATTCTTCTGTAGTGAAGAACTGAAGATGCATGTCTTTTTAGGAAACTCTGATAGATTGATATAACTTTAAGCTATTAGATACAAATAGAGACATTTCCTGCTTCCTATTTCATGGGGATTATTGAAATTTATACAAAGAAATAGTATCCAATTATCTTGCTATTATGTGAGCTCAAATTAGGACGTGGCTGTAACATGTCTTTCTGGAAAGACCTCATCAGTACGAGCTAAAATATACCCAAATCACAGGACGAGTGCTTTTTGCCATTCCATTTTAAAGTTGTATAGAAGGATCACTGTTTGTACTAAGATTTTTATCTGGACATTTCTTTGGGTAAGAAGAGAATTGTCTACCGTTGGTTTTCTGCAGAATTTATTTTGCAGCTCTATACCCtgctaacttctttttcttcaaccagttctttatttatttattttttaatactggTGATGGGGAATTTCTCACCCTTACACTAGGCCAAGTTTTATGTTTTTTTTCCCTTCAACTCATCATTGCTTTTTCCACAATGTGGAGAATGGTATCATCCTAAACTTAAATAACTATAGAGCTTGAAGTGTGAAAGTTTCCTTGAATCCTCAGACAAATGAAAATAAATACCTAATCTCGCCTGGTTCTTTTCTTGAACAATTGTTCTTCCATGCAAATATAACCGTCCTTAAAATTAGATGTATGTGATTCAAGAATCTTGACCGTTCTATGGCTTCTTAGAAGTTCCATTACTGTCTTTGCAGGTTCCATTCCTTAGAGGAATTTGACGAAGGGAAACGAAGCTGCAGGAAACGTCTTGACGGACACAACCGGCGACGAAGGAAGCCTCAGCCAGACCTCCTATCGCGTCCTGGAAGCTTTTTGTCCAATTTCAATGGTCAGTCACAACCATGTCTATATGAACTCTGTTTCAGCTAAAAAGCATAATTCTGTTTCCGCGGATGATGATTTTGCTAAAATTTCTGCATATTAAAAACAAATCAGTACAGTTGAGTGCTTCCTCAACTTGCTTGGGTAATTTCATTTCTTCTGTTGGACATATAGTGTTGATCTAGTGGCCAGAACGCTATTTCTATTTGTCCATATTCGTCCCATATAATCTCAAATTTTGAGCTCATACATGCTAACCTTTTGCACACGGTTCCTAGTCTTATAAACTAAACAAGCGTGCTGGTCTATGACTCGAATTTGGTCCCCTAAACTGTTAATCACAGTTTCCTTCGACTGATGAAATATTCAACCTTTTGTTTACAGGGACCCACATGTTGCCATTCCCTAGTCCACATGTTTATCCAACCACCACAGTGGTGAGTCCTCCCTGGTCAGGAATTGTTAATGGTGAGGTAGATGCTAGTACCCATTTTGGTCTGCAACAACAAATGCATATGCCTGGCAAGCAGAATCTGTTCTTTGGATCCTCCTCGAGCGGCAGCAACAAATTAGGATGGAAGCAATTCCCATTCTTGCAAGTTGACAAACCTCCTACATCGTCtactccttctcctcctcatgaaGCTTTCATCTGCCAGCCTCTTCTGCGGAACAAAATTCCATTGTCAGACAGCAGCGTGGCTGGTAGCTACAGCATATTCTGTGACAGGCTTGCGACAATAACACAAGTCCAAGACTCGAATTGTGCTCTCTCTCTTCTGTCATCAACTCAAACGCAGACATATGGGAACCACATAGTGCAACCCAACTCAATCCCCTTAGTGCACCCCATGGACCCAATGGACTCGGTTCTGGTATCCAAGGACAGGCATGGTGGTTCTTCTTGGTCCTCCGGTAGCAAACCCTCTCACACACTTCCATTTAATTGGGAGtagtaataacaataataatggcATGGATTTTCAGATCGGTAGGTAATAATTGAGAATTAATTCTGCTCAAATGATTTCCATTTTTTCTGAATTGCATTGTTTATGTTCATTTCTTTATATTGCATTACGGATCATAGCGCATTATGCATGCGATGCATGCCAACAGTGATAACTTTTCTTTTAATAATAAtccttattttaaatttatttttgtttattatGGAATTATCGTAAGCTTGATAAAGCTATGACTTGAGGAAGCCTAAAGAAAATTTATTGGccactcaatttttttttagcaAGTCAGTGGGACTAGTTAACTCGATGATATTAGAGCCATTTTCAGAACTTTAAGCTATAAGTTCAATTTTAAAGccctatatatacatataaaagaTTAGATAGTTGATGAGAATGAGTGCTCCCTTcttcattaatatatatatatatataactaaaatcttcagttaaattataaaaaagataacttatcatattaaatatgtactttttaaatatttaaattttaactattaaaatattattttacaaaaataataattattattatctaaaattgAGACTATTTCAGAAATTATAATActattttcattatatatatgttaataaaatatttggttagattagaaaagggtaagttattttttaaaaaattattttaatatatatttaaataattatttaatgaaatattatttataaaatttaaaagttattttcatataattttttatatttaaagtctaaaaattttaattattattattttattggcAAATGATTAtgctaattaatttaaaaaaataataaagggtAATCTATTAATGACTTATTTATTTATCAATACTCGAAATAAAACTATAACTAATTAAAAGTATTATGAACAAAGTGTTAAAAtatgattataaaaatataaaatataaaaattacaataaattatattattaaaataaaataataaataattcacaCAACACGTGAGTATAAAGACTAATTAAAATTGATGTGGAAATTAAAAACTCTATTTTGTGATTTAACAatgttaaatatatataaattaaattattttaatttatttttatgataaaattttgatttatttttataattaaagtgTTATTATTTATTTAGTCTATGTATCAAATCATATCTATAACTTGATATATCGAGACTACATAATAATTTCCCCTTGTTGAGATACATTAATGAAGTTTGAATCAATTGAGATACATACGTTTCACCTGCAATACACGCTTAAAAAAATACGAATAAACAGTAAACAGCGGGCCCTGGGCTCAGATAAAGATTAAAGAATCAGATTTAATTTATCAAGCTATAAACAGCAGTTGGCGCTGGCATAAAACACCAAAATCCAATCAATCTATAGAATCCATAACCAGATACTAAGAGAAGAAGAGAATGCAAATCTCCATTAATTGCAGCACGATTCTGCAGcagaaatatttatttgtttaattCTTTCCATGTATAAAAACTCTACCACTGCCCATTTTATTTCCATGCAAAAACTGCTctgatattttttttctttctctataTATACGTCACCATTCACCTAGAAAATGGAGATGAACTCATAAGGAAGAGCTCATGGTTGATCTTTATTTGTTTTATATTTGACGCATCTGCAATTTTATTCTCTTTTTGAAATCAGAGGCAGGATTACATGGCTCCTCCAAAGTTTGGAAAATTATATTTACAtggatttaaaaaagaaaaaaattattggtGTGCCCCTCAAGAATTTGGAAACTTTTATCTAATCCCAactcaactcaatcaagctttAATCTAAAACTAATTGGGTCACCTTATAGACATCAACACTGTCTAAAGTTCTAATTTTATCTTTAGCCCCCACCCTGTTTGCAACTGAAACTGATGTGATGATGCAGCAATTAGCATACTCAATTTGTTTTTTCtaatgttataatttttttttttatcacatatacatattctatttttcttagtgAAGAGGAATAGGGAAGTTCAATTCCATGCTGCCTTTGTCAAAGAGCATTTCTGCAATAAGTCCAAGGTATAAAGCAGCTTCTGCAGAGTGAACAGCCATGATGATAATACTTGGCTCAGCAACAGGAGATTCTTATGGTCAAAGGATTCTAAATGACACTAGTGATGAGGTAAGGTAGCATTTTGATAAGAAAGATTTTTGTTTTCAGAATGTATGTCTTCAACTACTGTCAAAGAAAAGCAAAACAGCTGGAATTTTAGAGAATTTGAAATGCTTTTTCCTTATTGGAAGTGAAGGATAATCACAACAGTGtaaatgcttataaaattataatctcaatcagcTATAATTTGTCTCAACTTAACTTTTTGAACTGtttatctgaatttttaagttagtTTTTTCCCCACAAAATGCTGTTGTATGTTCTTTTCTTTGGACATCAAAGGGAACATCATAACTATTGAATGCTAATCCTTTTAGTTTTACCCTTTTCTTGTACCACTATTtctaaagaaaattttattttgcaGTTTGAAGATCGCATTGGAGGTACTGATCTATACAGTGGGGTTATGAAACTCAGAAAATGCTGTATTGAGACTGAGAATCCTTGGCTTTCCATGGAGTCATAGGGTGAGATATTGAGCTTTTCTCACATATTTATTGGGGCTCATTTTTCTTCCAAATGTTTGCCATGAACTTGAAACACCATATTAAACCCATAGAAATTTGCTATATCCATTGAATACTCAACTGTTCCATTTCTGATTCATTATGAAATACTAAACTCTATACTTCTAGTGCTCTACATGCAGTAATAAAACCAACAATATTGGGTGATATAATAGTCAAAAAGTACTTAGAAATTCATTTGGTACTTTTTAAAATACTCACTGCCAGACTAATTCCAGGGATCCCATTTCAAGTTATTGTAAAAATCGCATTTATTCTTATAAATGAGCACAGGGTTTGCTTTTTAACAAGTCAGgagtttctttttattttttaatttccatTAATTCCACCCCTCTGTTTGAGAATAACATTTGGAGGTTTTACTTTTCAAGAGAGGAGATAAAGAAAACAGTTTTTTGTTATGACGCTGGCATCACAACTGCAGACTATTTTCAATTTTATCATACTTATCCAAGTGCGGcattattgtcacgacccaaaattctgaatcgtgatcggcgcataatttaagtatttttaaattatgcaagccttatcagagtatcttgaatgaatatattgtcacttactaatccaaaaaatagacaaaatccaaataaacaaaatgctgaataaacatcataaatatctcataagtaaactgcggagtctatacagatttcaataaaaacttaaactgttcaataaactaaactaattattagctcgagaaaacatgaattcgggcataccatgagaacaaatcaaagttgtccctcttcagaaaatggactgaatatttggatcagctgcagaattctaccaATCAAAATGGATAATGcatgagaaaacgtggtttgagctagatgctcagtgaatgataattatagcacacaatggAATAGGAACATGCAGACGcttaattaatttcacaataaatttttctattcaataaaatcatgctcatgctgtcaaaaatcattaataaaataacttcataaaaacataaatataaaagaaattcattcgataaaaattttatgttacagtgcaccagggtgatgataccccacatcatcaaaggccagatggtaagcgcgctaccagatatcagataccttcctcctccttcacagatatcaatgcatatgatactaatgcaaaccataaattacaatgatgcatgactcgacaatgcaacctaataccgtgatagtccacacggcggggccagataacagaaaaagATACTggacacaggtaccaattcaaaacagaaaatcaatttgtataaatcaatcaaaatcaataaaaaattttagatagcaaataataactgatagtgcaattccaatagtgtatttcaatagttccagagagtcaataaaatcaaatcactctcaaatcaattcaataaaatcaaatcaatctcaaatcaaatcaataaaatcaaatcaatctcaaatcaattcagtaacacatcagtaaattttatagtcaaatatcaatcaatataaatatattaaaggcctgttcccggaatcctactgggtctaatgcagagatagttgacaaaatcaattatttaatcaaaatgaaataaaattcaataataatataaaactctataaaatcacatataaaatcattgttaaaatattgatttaaaatttcatttaataacaaacttaatactaagaaattttaaaaggaacAAAAATGGTgcaatgtactataattaccacttacCTGGAActtccaagacaatagttattttcaatggaagagagacaatttcaactgactgattgaatatttgaatctcctacatacccaaaatataaaagaaaaatattaaataataataaaataaaataacttttatatatatatatatataatctaaatttaaagatatcgtctcacagtaattatgatcaaccAAATTCAGTACCGATAgtcaaagagaagaaaaataaatttatagagtagttgtaacggtttaaggagagaaaataaaatcaaattcacctgtTGAAcgagaatttttattttaaaaacataatcaaatgtgatgaattgagaaataaaaatttaagaattatctgcgcacatcagattatttatatatatacatacaacaataaataaaagattatgaaaatacatgttgagagtatttggtaggaaaaggaggtgacaaacaggttttgagagcaaagtttagcagaagagaagattagggtatatatatatttcaagagtcctattaggtatagaatgggataagagttattattgaactgggttattcagattgcagatatatattaagtttcaaaaataatatatatatatctaaaaataaataagtagaccatctaataaaatacatatattttttataaatatattaa
Above is a genomic segment from Hevea brasiliensis isolate MT/VB/25A 57/8 chromosome 17, ASM3005281v1, whole genome shotgun sequence containing:
- the LOC110656342 gene encoding squamosa promoter-binding-like protein 13A, yielding MDWNSKENYWDLTDFKREAIPIIDEFHRTSGGEFSIDLKLGRVSSNSNDKSINQRKKPGPGVSKTKSSPSVSTKRARSRNNGTQAALCLADGCNTDLTNCRDYHRRHKVCELHSKSPQVTIGGLKQRFCQQCSRFHSLEEFDEGKRSCRKRLDGHNRRRRKPQPDLLSRPGSFLSNFNGTHMLPFPSPHVYPTTTVVSPPWSGIVNGEVDASTHFGLQQQMHMPGKQNLFFGSSSSGSNKLGWKQFPFLQVDKPPTSSTPSPPHEAFICQPLLRNKIPLSDSSVAGSYSIFCDRLATITQVQDSNCALSLLSSTQTQTYGNHIVQPNSIPLVHPMDPMDSVLVSKDRHGGSSWSSGSKPSHTLPFNWE